GTCTTTTCAGAATCATCAGGATCGCTATTCCAGGAAGCCATGGATTTAGCATAAGGATCAAGTGCTAATTTAATATCCCCATCACGCTCAATCTTATAGTGATAAAAATATGCGCCCAAGTCATCAATGCCTGTATTCTCTTCATTTAAAAATACTTGCCAGACACCTTTATCTCCTAAAGTCATTGCTATATTATCAGCCACTATCTGATACTGATCTTCTTTATCATATAAAACAACTAATACATTATCTGCTCCTGGAGACCATAATTTCAATCTAGCTGAACCGTCTTCTAAAAGCTCAGCTCCTAATTTTCCATCGTAAGCATATAAATCATCTATTAATCTCCATCCTGCATTTACCTCAATTGTATCCTCTTTATATCTTAAAGTATATGGGGCTAATCCAGGATCAAAGTCGCCCTTTAATATTACTAGTTCCCCATCTATAATAAATAATTCCTCTATAGTAATTTCACTACCTTCTTTATTTTTTACCTTAATATTAAACAAGTCTTCTTTTGTCAAACTATCTGTACTTGTAAATCTAAGCTCTATAGACTCAGATAATAGTTCTCCAGTTCTAATACCGTCTTCTGTAAGATAATAAGGATTAGTATATACTTCGTCATCACCTCTTCTAAAAAATAATTGATTATTTCTTATATTAGGCACATTCATATCAGCTGTTTGTTCAGTAGTTTCCATATTTACTGCTAAAAAGTTTATTTGTCTAGCATTTTCCTCTACTTCTATGTCAATATAAGCACCTGCATATCCTATATTCTTATCAGAGAAGGGATAAGCTCCATCCGGCCATGAAGCTATAGCCTCTGAAGGTTTTACTACATCTCCCCATATCCATAAACCCCATTCTTCATAAGTATCTTGATCATGTTTGTAATGGACTCTAACATGATTTTCAGGGATTTCACTATCTTTAGCTGTAGAAACAGTATTATCTCCTTCTAAATCCTTAGCAGATAAAGGGACCCAGACTGACCAGCCTTTCTCAGAAGAATTTCGAACCTTAAATTCCCCTATTCCCTTACTATCTGTTTCCACTGTCCCTTCAACATTTCCTGTATAATCGAAGAATACCGTATTAGCTTGAGTAGAGTTTATCTCCATGCTTATTAAGTTTTTTCTAGCTTCCTGCTCGGAATCATCAACTTGCTCTATATAATTTAGAAAATTGCTATCACTTATTTCTTCATTAGACTCAAGAACATTAATTACTGCATTTTGACCTCCAAAACCATCATCAGTATAATTCTCAGCATCTCTAGGTCTTATCCATCTAAACCCATCAATAACGAACTTATACTCATATCTTCCAGGAGGCAAAGACAGTGTTACTTGATATACTCTATCTTCAACTTCTAGCATTTCAGTAGAATCACTAGACCAATTATTAAATGTACCGGCCAGATGTACAGAAGATAAATCTATGCCAGCTTGGTAAGTAAAAAGCACCTCAGTTTCTTCGTTTCTTCTTTCATTTTCTCCCATACTAAGTAATAATACTAGTCCGCTATCTTCTATCATATCAGAACCTTCACGAAGATAAGCAAAAGTATCTTTAGTAGTATTTTCAGCAACTCGACCAGGTCCATAGGCAAATCTACGACGTGCAGCTATTAAATCATCCAAAGCATCTTTCATATCAGCAAGATAATAGTCACGCCAATAAATTGTAGGCAGACCTTTCTCATGCATCAATATATAGCTATAGGCTTGTAATTTACGATTATCTATAGCTCGAACATATTCATTACTTTCTCTATCAGTATCATGATTATCAACAAAGCTAACAGCCCTATCTCCATAATCGGGATGATTAAGCAAACCCCTTTCCCCTAATTCCCTCATATCCAGTCTTCCATCTCTCATTTCTTCAAAGGCTGACCGTAAAGGGAAATCAAAAAAATTAACTTGATCATTATTTAGATGATGAACATATCCAATCAAGGAATCAAGGTCGCCTTCCCATGCTTCTGCCACAAAGAAAATATCACTATCACTTGAATCTTGAAGATTATTTACCCAGGAGTCAATAAAAGTAGAATCAATATGTTTGCTGGCATCAAGTCTAAAGCCATCAAAACCAATATCACTAAGAATCCAGCGACCCCATTCTTTCATTTCATGTACTACATCTTCATTTTGATAATGAACATTGGCTCCCATTAAATAGGGGATTCCATAAGTATTATCCCATTCCTTATTTTCAAACAAAAATATTCCATTCTGATTTCTAGAATCATCATAATCTACACTATCAAAAACATTATGATCCCACATAAACTCATTTGCTCTACTATAATATACCTGACGTCCATCAAATTCAAAATAAGTCCAGGCTTCTATTTCTTCACCTGCTAAATTTGGACTATCTGAAGATAATCTTATTCTTTCAGTTCTATCAGCACCTATTCTATGATTAAATATTACATCATAATAAACTGACAAACCTGCATCTTTCAATGCTGATAAAGCTTCTTCCAATTCCTTGCGAGTTCCATATCTTGTTCTGACAGTAGTATAATTTGGGTCAGCAGGTTGTTTGAATTCACCTAAATCCCATATATCATAAACCCCATAACCTATATCATGGACACCCTGCCAGGCTTTATGAGCTGGCGGCATCCAGATGGCTGTAAATCCAGCATCAGCAAATTCAACTGCTCTTTCAGCTAATAGCTTCCATAAATCCTGGGCCTCGGAATCTCCCATATCACCTATTTCCCAATAAAAAGCCTGAAAAAGCACTTCATTTGAATC
This sequence is a window from Halanaerobiaceae bacterium ANBcell28. Protein-coding genes within it:
- a CDS encoding pullulanase, giving the protein MLNKRSLLMIVLCISMILLLSVLIFSIDDSNEVLFQAFYWEIGDMGDSEAQDLWKLLAERAVEFADAGFTAIWMPPAHKAWQGVHDIGYGVYDIWDLGEFKQPADPNYTTVRTRYGTRKELEEALSALKDAGLSVYYDVIFNHRIGADRTERIRLSSDSPNLAGEEIEAWTYFEFDGRQVYYSRANEFMWDHNVFDSVDYDDSRNQNGIFLFENKEWDNTYGIPYLMGANVHYQNEDVVHEMKEWGRWILSDIGFDGFRLDASKHIDSTFIDSWVNNLQDSSDSDIFFVAEAWEGDLDSLIGYVHHLNNDQVNFFDFPLRSAFEEMRDGRLDMRELGERGLLNHPDYGDRAVSFVDNHDTDRESNEYVRAIDNRKLQAYSYILMHEKGLPTIYWRDYYLADMKDALDDLIAARRRFAYGPGRVAENTTKDTFAYLREGSDMIEDSGLVLLLSMGENERRNEETEVLFTYQAGIDLSSVHLAGTFNNWSSDSTEMLEVEDRVYQVTLSLPPGRYEYKFVIDGFRWIRPRDAENYTDDGFGGQNAVINVLESNEEISDSNFLNYIEQVDDSEQEARKNLISMEINSTQANTVFFDYTGNVEGTVETDSKGIGEFKVRNSSEKGWSVWVPLSAKDLEGDNTVSTAKDSEIPENHVRVHYKHDQDTYEEWGLWIWGDVVKPSEAIASWPDGAYPFSDKNIGYAGAYIDIEVEENARQINFLAVNMETTEQTADMNVPNIRNNQLFFRRGDDEVYTNPYYLTEDGIRTGELLSESIELRFTSTDSLTKEDLFNIKVKNKEGSEITIEELFIIDGELVILKGDFDPGLAPYTLRYKEDTIEVNAGWRLIDDLYAYDGKLGAELLEDGSARLKLWSPGADNVLVVLYDKEDQYQIVADNIAMTLGDKGVWQVFLNEENTGIDDLGAYFYHYKIERDGDIKLALDPYAKSMASWNSDPDDSEKTYPVGKAAIVDPSNIGPELDYAEIEGFENRVDAIIYEIHVRDFTSDPKIADDLNSQFATFEAFVDKLDYIEELGVTHIQLLPVMSYFWGDELANDQRMLEYSSSGNNYNWGYDPHSYFSLSGMYSENPEDPELRIKEFKKLIDEIHSRGMGVILDVVYNHTARVTIFEDLLANYYHFMDADGSTRTSFGGGRLGTTHHMSRRILLDSITYWVEEFKLDGFRFDMMGDHDAETIQMAYDKAKELNPKIIMLGEGWRTFVGDENAGDIMPADQDWMQYTDSVGVFSDEFRNELKSGFGNEGQPRFITGGARNIEQIFDNLKAQAHNFKTTDPGDVVQYIAAHDNLSLHDVIAVSIQKDPDYHQEEIQKRIRLGNTMLLTAQGTAFIHAGQEYGRTKQFRAETDEAPYKSHKGIDENGEPFTYPYFIHDSYDSTDIINKFDWSKVRGEGIHRETMKYTKGLIELRRSTDAFRLSNFDLINSNVSLITSDDIRSIDLLIAYRAESSGGEAYYVFINADDKQRAISLDFDLRNAEVIVDAKEAGIEPIRKPSGFELYSDSIILDGLTAVILRSN